Proteins encoded together in one Quercus lobata isolate SW786 chromosome 3, ValleyOak3.0 Primary Assembly, whole genome shotgun sequence window:
- the LOC115982162 gene encoding alpha-galactosidase 1-like codes for MERSRDVCVVVAVLMLCSMMVSTTSSMSMPEAENSNEELRGNLLANGLGLTPQMGWNSWNHFNCKVDEKVIKETADALVSTGLAKLGYIYVNIDDCWAEMHRDAKGNLLPKNSTFPSGIKALADYVHSKGLKLGIYSDAGQFTCSKTMPGSLGHEEQDAKTFASWGIDYLKYDNCYNDGTKPTVRYPVMTRSLTKAGRPIFFSLCEWGDLHPALWGFKVGNSWRTTNDISDNWNSMLSIIDLNEVYADLARPGGWNDPDMLEVGNGGMKNNEYIAHFSLWAISKAPLLLGCDVRNLTKETFNIISNQEVIAVNQDSLGIQAKKVRMEGNSEIWAGPLSGNRVALVLLNRATVPHSITGNWDDIGIPENSVIEARDVWEHKTLETRFVGNVTANVEPHSCKMFVLKPIA; via the exons ATGGAGAGATCTAGGGATGTTTGTGTAGTTGTAGCGGTGTTGATGTTATGCTCAATGATGGTGAGCACTACTTCTTCTATGTCAATGCCTGAGGCTGAGAATAGCAACGAGGAACTCAGAGGAAATCTGCTTGCCAATGGGCTTGGCTTGACTCCTCAAATGGG GTGGAATAGTTGGAATCACTTCAACTGCAAAGTGGATGAGAAAGTCATCAAAGAAACTG CTGATGCTCTGGTCTCCACTGGTCTTGCCAAGCTTGGATATATCTACGTTAATATAG ATGATTGCTGGGCTGAAATGCATCGTGATGCCAAG GGTAATCTATTGCCTAAGAATTCAACATTTCCATCTGGCATTAAAGCCCTTGCAGATTACGTTCACAGCAAGGGCCTGAAGTTAGGAATCTACTCAGATGCAGG GCAATTTACTTGTAGCAAAACCATGCCTGGTTCACTTGGTCACGAGGAGCAAGATGCCAAAACTTTTGCTTCATGG GGTATTGATTATTTGAAGTATGATAACTGTTACAATGATGGAACAAAGCCAACTGTTAG ATACCCTGTAATGACTAGGTCACTAACAAAAGCAGGTCGTCCAATCTTTTTCTCACTTTGTGAATG GGGTGACTTGCACCCTGCTCTATGGGGTTTTAAGGTTGGAAATAGCTGGAGAACTACTAATGACATTTCTGATAATTGGAACAG TATGCTCTCTATAATAGACTTGAATGAAGTATATGCTGATCTTGCAAGGCCCGGTGGTTGGAATG ATCCTGACATGCTTGAGGTGGGAAATGGAGGaatgaaaaataatgaatatataGCCCACTTTAGTTTATGGGCTATTTCCAAG GCTCCCCTTCTTCTTGGTTGCGATGTGAGAAACCTGACAAAAGAGACATTTAATATCATTTCCAATCAAGAGGTTATTGCAGTTAATCAAG ATTCACTTGGCATACAAGCTAAAAAGGTTAGGATGGAGGGTAATAGTGAG ATTTGGGCAGGGCCTCTTTCAGGCAATAGGGTAGCTCTAGTTCTGCTCAACCGAGCCACTGTGCCTCATTCAATTACAGGCAATTGGGACGATATTGGAATCCCTGAAAACAGTGTCATCGAAGCAAGAGATGTTTGGGAG CACAAGACATTGGAGACAAGATTTGTTGGAAACGTGACAGCCAACGTGGAGCCTCACAGTTGCAAAATGTTTGTGTTGAAGCCAATTGCTTGA
- the LOC115982164 gene encoding EG45-like domain containing protein — protein sequence MNRSQPQLQWLFLMFLVSLFFHFHTSYSDVGTAALYSPPYSPTACYGSDASQFPSSNLFAAADDGIWNNGAACGRLYLVRCITSTSAPYACNQNQTIQIKIVGFIGRAPFAHSTYKATMVLSNTAFGTIANSSTSSSYINIEFEQ from the coding sequence ATGAATAGGTCACAGCCACAACTTCAATGGTTATTTCTCATGTTCTTGGTTTCACTGTTCTTCCATTTCCATACCTCTTATAGTGATGTTGGCACTGCAGCCCTGTATTCTCCACCATATTCACCCACAGCGTGTTATGGAAGCGATGCATCTCAGTTCCCATCCAGCAACTTGTTCGCGGCAGCTGATGATGGAATATGGAACAATGGTGCAGCTTGTGGGAGGCTGTATTTGGTTAGGTGCATCACTAGTACTTCAGCACCATATGCTTGTAATCAAAACCAGACAATTCAGATCAAGATTGTTGGTTTTATTGGTCGAGCACCTTTTGCCCACTCAACTTATAAGGCCACCATGGTTTTGTCCAACACAGCTTTTGGGACTATTGCAAATTCATCAACTAGTTCTTCCTACATCAATATAGAGTTTGAACAGTAA
- the LOC115980882 gene encoding pentatricopeptide repeat-containing protein At3g22470, mitochondrial-like: protein MGTRVANKSRNPLAFITISIFENHYCCFHDRLRLRVSVRQLKPFHGLYSTLTGRENLQSPYQNQIQFLKSVRDQCKSRSLRNVDHALDMFDKMLHMRPLPSIDDFNHMLGAIARLKHYPGVISLYKQMESLGISPNVCTLNTLINCFCHLNHLDFGFSVLATILKLGYQPNHITLNTLIKGLCLRGHIAGAVRLVDEMERKGYQPDAFTCGTMVNGLCKIGETDMAIRLLRNMEEGNFELDMTTYNTIIDSLCKDRSVTEALNLLSKMKSKGIQPNLVTYNSLIQGLCNLSWWREATTLLNEMVQRKVMPNVLTFSILVDAHCKEGMLMKAKEVFGVMIRRGIEPNTVTYSCLIDGYCLQNKMDDAVKTFNMMIERGCLPNLFSYNILINGYCKNKRINEAMHLFREMSNKGMIPDVVTYNTLIRGFCLVERLQAALELFHKMQDCGECPSPQTYAILLDRLCKNKKIGEAMTLFQEMEDEKLDHNIVIYNILIDGLCNIKKLTAARELFNSLPLKGLQPNVWTYTIMIRGLCKEGLIDEACELLEKMDGNGCSPNDRTYNTLIQGLLQGNETSKAIEFVKIMVGKGFSANASTASMLIDLLSADPGDEVAISASNTGGEWEMKRNTAVGNEHAKALILKGQMLTSRKNPNQNQNQFLKSVRDQCKAGSFRNVDHALDLFDTMFHMRPLPSILDFTLLLNAIARMKHYSLGLCLQGNIAEAVRLVEDMERNGYKPDAITCGTILNALCKIGKTDMATGLLRKIEKKYFEPNVVFYNTNVDSLCKDRLVIEALNLLSEMQGKGIQPDVITYTCSIQGLCNFGRWREATTLLNEMTQRKIMPNVQTFSILVDTLCKEGMLTEANEVFTVIIQRGIEPNTVTYSSLIDGYCLQNKMEDAIKTFNMMVERGCSPDVFSYNILINGYCKNKRIDEARSLFDEMSNKGVAPSIVTYNIGGFCRVERPQTALDLFHKMQACGQLPDPQTYAILLDGICKNKKIGEAMALFQEMEDKNLDHNIVFYNILMDSMCNAGELTIAREIFNSLLSKGLQPDVQTYTIMIKGFCKEGLIDEVSELLEKMDGNHFSPDDCTYNTIIQGFVATK, encoded by the exons ATGGGTACGCGTGTTGCTAATAAATCAAGAAACCCACTTGCTTTTATTACTATTAGTATATTCGAAAATCATTATTGCTGCTTTCATGATAGACTTAGACTTAGAGTTAGTGTAAGGCAGCTAAAACCATTTCACGGTCTTTATTCTACTCTCACTGGTAGAGAAAACTTGCAAAGCCCATATCAGAATCAGATTCAGTTCTTGAAATCTGTGAGAGATCAGTGCAAATCTCGAAGCTTAAGGAACGTTGATCATGCCTTAGacatgtttgataaaatgcttcaCATGCGCCCTTTGCCTTCCATTGACGATTTTAATCACATGTTGGGTGCCATTGCAAGATTGAAGCATTACCCGGGAGTAATTTCGCTATATAAACAAATGGAATCATTAGGAATCTCTCCAAATGTTTGTACTTTGAATACTTTGATTAATTGTTTCTGTCATTTGAACCATCTAGATTTTGGATTCTCTGTCTTAGcaacaattttgaaacttggttaTCAACCAAACCATATAACTCTTAACACCCTTATAAAAGGGCTGTGTCTTCGAGGTCACATTGCTGGAGCTGTGAGATTGGTAGATGAAATGGAGAGAAAAGGGTATCAACCTGATGCATTTACTTGTGGAACCATGGTGAACGGTTTGTGTAAGATTGGTGAGACTGATATGGCTATTAGGTTGCTTAGGAATATGGAAGAAGGGAATTTTGAGCTTGATATGACAACATATAACACAATCATTGATAGTTTATGTAAGGACAGATCGGTAACTGAGGCTTTGAACCTTTTATCTAAAATGAAGAGTAAAGGCATTCAGCCAAACCTTGTCACTTACAATTCCTTAATTCAAGGCCTATGCAATCTCAGCTGGTGGAGGGAGGCTACTACTCTGTTGAATGAGATGGTGCAAAGGAAGGTGATGCCAAATGTGCTAACCTTTAGCATATTGGTGGACGCACATTGTAAAGAGGGGATGCTGATGAAGGCAAAAGAAGTTTTTGGTGTGATGATTCGAAGAGGCATTGAACCTAACACTGTCACTTATAGCTGTTTGATTGATGGTTACTGTTTGCAAAACAAAATGGATGATGCTGTGAAAACATTTAATATGATGATTGAGAGAGGTTGTTTGCCTAATCTGTTTAGTTATAACATATTGATCAATGgatattgcaaaaataaaagaattaatgaGGCAATGCATCTCTTTCGTGAAATGTCCAACAAGGGAATGATTCCTGACGTTGTGACATACAACACTCTTATAAGGGGGTTTTGCCTAGTGGAGAGACTTCAAGCTGCGCTAGAGCTATTCCATAAGATGCAAGATTGTGGCGAATGTCCAAGTCCCCAAACCTATGCTATCTTGTTGGATCGCCTTtgtaagaacaaaaaaattggtgaGGCGATGACATTGTTTCAAGAGATGGAAGACGAAAAGTTGGACCACAATATTGTGATCTACAACATCTTGATTGACGGTTTGTGTAATATTAAGAAACTTACAGCTGCAAGAGAACTCTTTAATAGTTTGCCATTGAAGGGATTGCAACCTAATGTTTGGACATATACCATAATGATCAGAGGGCTTTGCAAAGAGGGACTAATAGATGAAGCATGTGAGCTCCTTGAGAAAATGGATGGGAATGGTTGTTCACCTAATGATCGTACATATAACACACTCATCCAAGGTTTATTGCAAGGGAATGAGACATCAAAGGCTATAGAATTTGTTAAGATAATGGTTGGCAAGGGTTTTTCAGCAAATGCATCTACTGCATCCATGTTGATTGACTTATTATCTGCAGATCCAGGAGATGAA GTTGCCATCTCAGCTTCCAACACAGGTGGCGAatgggaaatgaaaagaaataca GCTGTTGGTAATGAACATGCAAAAGCACTTATCCTAAAGGGTCAGATGCTTACAAG tagaaaaaacccaaatcagaatcagaatcagTTCTTGAAATCTGTGAGAGATCAGTGCAAAGCTGGAAGCTTTAGGAATGTTGATCATGCCTTAGACCTGTTTGATACAATGTTTCACATGCGCCCTTTGCCTTCCATTCTGGATTTTACTCTATTGTTGAATGCCATTGCAAGAATGAAGCATTACTCTCTG GGCCTCTGTCTTCAAGGTAACATTGCTGAAGCTGTGAGGTTGGTAGAAGATATGGAGAGGAATGGGTATAAACCAGATGCAATTACTTGTGGAACGATACTAAATGCTCTGTGTAAGATTGGTAAGACTGATATGGCTACTGGGTTGCTtaggaagatagaaaaaaagtattttgaacCTAATGTAGTGTTTTACAACACAAACGTTGACAGTTTATGTAAGGATAGATTGGTAATAGAGGCTTTGAACCTTTTATCTGAAATGCAAGGTAAAGGCATTCAGCCAGATGTTATCACTTACACGTGCTCAATTCAAGGCCTATGCAATTTTGGCCGGTGGAGGGAGGCTACTACTTTGTTGAATGAGATGACACAAAGGAAGATCATGCCAAATGTGCAAACCTTTAGCATATTGGTGGACACACTTTGCAAAGAAGGGATGTTGACCGAGGCAAACGAAGTTTTTACTGTGATAATTCAAAGAGGCATTGAACCTAACACAGTCACATATAGCTCTTTGATTGATGGCTACTGTTTGCAAAACAAAATGGAGGATGCTATCAAAACATTTAATATGATGGTTGAGAGAGGTTGTTCACCTGACGTGTTTAGCTATAACATATTAATCAATGgatattgcaaaaataaaagaattgatgAAGCAAGGAGTCTCTTTGATGAAATGTCCAACAAGGGAGTGGCTCCCAGCATTGTGACTTACAATATAGGTGGGTTTTGTCGAGTGGAGAGACCCCAAACTGCACTAGACCTATTTCATAAGATGCAGGCATGTGGCCAACTTCCAGATCCCCAAACCTATGCTATCTTGTTGGATGGTATTtgtaagaacaaaaaaattggggaGGCAATGGCATTGTTTCAAGAGATGGAAGATAAAAATTTGGACCACAATATTGTGTTTTACAACATCTTGATGGACAGTATGTGCAATGCTGGGGAACTTACAATTGCAAGAGAAATCTTTAATAGTCTTCTTTCAAAAGGATTGCAACCTGATGTTCAGACTTACACTATAATGATCAAAGGGTTTTGTAAAGAGGGGCTAATTGATGAAGTGAGTGAGCTGCTAGAGAAAATGGATGGGAATCATTTTTCTCCTGATGATTGCACATATAACACAATCATCCAAGGGTTTGTTGCAACAAAATGA